A window of the Sardina pilchardus chromosome 21, fSarPil1.1, whole genome shotgun sequence genome harbors these coding sequences:
- the si:rp71-46j2.7 gene encoding uncharacterized protein si:rp71-46j2.7 isoform X1, protein MYFTRVLVATAIGFLWYFSDYGEVTLQLGVFICVLLSFKIFKRSVECSTQTDELAENPPNQEIDEEKICGCDGSSMISTKEESSHGLQYVNVKRSLQKVFECAYVQTVVPWYNVPEVITSQPLHGALKTEFDLFVDRLISRARGFNLCAASVGCIRILTQHLHNAKQSKGAPLFSSKAEEMAVLRVFSEALVRNLLPETLWDLELYRCILNEVVAVKVLDLLVTWLSDPDNLNQLVVGQLDGGVVSQSVEDLCESEREDGASSSESEDDGASADDAEDVPRKKTKAGKKLKEGWSKFLEKMKSKKAKKKELKKKEQELMFKALGQQSPASLDEDCNAASSNEGSVRSETDSESEDSDLETYLTSVQEDMMEFKLSYEMWRVGNWNVTVKNVQQENEELCFTVHLEERDNPENLHWDVMKTQTDLLHFHSRWQDMSGLPSVSAIVDDKGRDLDEAFQEETKTTLQSFLQELVSDSQFGHSQPVFQFLCPLDKLLSEEQPCGGVWGLVSGIAYFLTPSFEEEEHFSPVAEANTGDVKTTVITNKLEAMKHTEGDAMEPHHSGLNSICPTNTSNTDQVEENEPVRANDDTSEGLEDGGDQSGTIISGLSSIAESFDEFLAKAKSVIPKVHQTIINQNSDSSVLNDSWSHLGNKTSKRDKILHRMSAGRHKSKGKDQGCMAKEDSSYLEKNTNQSWEHLEATKAIFDLLKEISGNSFILNIFDAILKPVMPLVKKKVNSFLDRMNPTEAQVASYIDTAREKQWPEGTQSSKDSRPQRTQEEKNGTRERAQQLINTKYSNYLILKKTDMETMFKIFQEAEENKKLVYMLLSFLLHDFLPGEPALNVIAQLYVKDIIDFK, encoded by the exons atgtACTTCACGCGTGTCCTCGTTGCCACGGCTATTGGCTTCTTGTGGTATTTCTCAGATTACGGAGAAGTTACACTCCAGTTAGGCGTGTTTATCTGcgttcttttgtcttttaagaTCTTCAAAAGGTCCGTTGAATGTAGTACACAGACAGACGAATTGGCTGAAAATCCACCAAATCAG GAGATTGACGAGGAGAAAATATGCGGTTGTGATGGGAGCAGTATGATCAGCACTAAGGAGGAATCATCTCATGGGTTGCAATATGTAAATGTTAAGAGATCTCTTCAAAAAG tgtttgagtgtgcatatgtgcagaCGGTCGTTCCTTGGTACAATGTGCCCGAGGTCATCACCAGCCAGCCTCTGCATGGAGCGCTCAAGACTGAGTTTGACCTGTTTGTTGATCGGCTCATCAGTAGGGCACGAGGGTTTAACCTTTGTGCTGCAAGTGTGGGGTGCATTCGCATCCTCACACAACACCTGCACAATGCAAAGCAGTCCAAAGG AGCCCCTCTGTTCAGCTCCAAGGCGGAGGAGATGGCAGTGCTCCGGGTGTTTTCTGAAGCCCTTGTGCGGAACCTCCTTCCGGAGACCTTGTGGGACCTTGAACTCTACCGCTGTATTTTAAATGAAGTAGTTGCTGTAAAAG TGTTAGACCTGCTAGTGACCTGGCTCTCAGACCCGGACAATCTTAACCAGCTGGTAGTGGGTCAACTGGATGGAGGGGTCGTCAGCCAATCTGTGGAGGACCtctgtgagtcagagagagaggacggagcCTCCTCCTCAGAGTCTGAAGACGATGGAGC CTCAGCAGATGATGCAGAGGATGTCCCCAGAAAGAAAACGAAAG CTGGTAAGAAATTAAAAGAAGGATGGTCAAAATTTCTTGAAAAAATGAAGTCCAAGAAGGCCAAGAAGAAGGAACTTAagaagaaggagcaggagcTCATGTTCAAGGCCCTGGGTCAGCAGAGTCCAGCTTCCCTTGATGAAGACTGTAATGCTGCCAGCAGCAACGAGGGCTCTGTCAGGAGTGAGACAGACTCTGAAAGT GAGGACAGTGACCTAGAGACCTACCTTACAAGTGTCCAGGAGGACATGATGGAGTTTAAGTTGTCTTATGAGATGTGGAGAGTGGGGAACTGGAATGTCACAGTGAAGAAT GTTCAGCAAGAGAATGAGGAGTTATGTTTCACAGTCCATCTAGAAGAACGAGACAACCCTGAAAATCTTCACTGGGATGTGATGAAGACACAAACAGACCTCCTCCACTTCCATAGCCGATGGCAG GACATGTCAGGTCTGCCATCGGTTTCTGCCATAGTTGATGACAAAGGGAGGGATCTGGATGAAGCATTTCAAGAAGAAACTAAGACCACTTTGCAGAGTTTTCTTCAG GAACTGGTGTCAGATTCCCAGTTTGGCCACAGTCAGCCCGTGTTTCAGTTCCTGTGTCCACTGGACAAGTTGCTGAGTGAGGAGCAACCTTGTGGAGGAGTGTGGGGTTTAGTCAGCGGCATTGCCTACTTCCTGACTCCTTCAttcgaggaagaggag CACTTTAGTCCGGTTGCAGAGGCTAACACGGGGGATGTGAAAACTACAGTCATAACGAATAAGCTAGAGGCCATGAAACATACTGAAGGAGACGCTATGGAACCTCATCACTCCGGCCTCAACAGTATTTGTCCTACCAATACCAGTAACACTGACCAGGTTGAAGAGAATGAACCTGTACGGGCCAATGATGACACATCTGAAGGGTTAGAAGATGGCGGGGATCAATCTGGAACCATAATCAGTGGGCTCTCCAGTATCGCTGAAAGTTTTGATGAATTTCTGGCCAAAGCTAAATCTGTGATTCCCAAAGTGCATCAGAcaataatcaatcaaaattCAGACTCTTCGGTGTTGAATGATTCTTGGTCCCATCTGGGGAACAAAACAAGTAAAAGAGACAAAATTTTACACAGAATGTCTGCTGGGAGGCACAAGAGCAAAGGAAAAGACCAAGGCTGCATGGCAAAAGAGGACTCGAGCTATTTGGAGAAAAATACTAACCAGTCTTGGGAACACCTGGAAGCTACTAAAGCCATATTTGATTTGCTGAAAGAAATATCTG GTAATTCATTTATCCTCAACATATTTGATGCTATTTTAAAACCAGTTATGCCTTTGGTGAAGAA GAAAGTGAATAGCTTCTTGGATAGAATGAATCCCACAGAAGCACAGGTAGCATCCTACATTGACACTGCTCGGGAGAAGCAGTGGCCCGAGGGTACTCAATCCTCGAAGGACTCAAGACCTCAAAGGACTCAAGAGGAGAAGAATGGCACAAGAGAACGAGCTCAACAACTCATCAACACCAAAT ATTCAAATTATCTTATACTCAAGAAGACTGATATGGAAACAATGTTTAAGATCTTCCAAGAAGCTGAGGAGAACAAGAAACTTGTTTAT ATGCTGCTATCATTCCTGTTGCATGATTTCTTGCCCGGAGAACCTGCTCTTAATGTGATAGCTCAGCTTTATGTGAAAGACATAATTGACTTCAAATAG
- the si:rp71-46j2.7 gene encoding uncharacterized protein si:rp71-46j2.7 isoform X3, translating into MAMLDLLVTWLSDPDNLNQLVVGQLDGGVVSQSVEDLCESEREDGASSSESEDDGASADDAEDVPRKKTKAGKKLKEGWSKFLEKMKSKKAKKKELKKKEQELMFKALGQQSPASLDEDCNAASSNEGSVRSETDSESEDSDLETYLTSVQEDMMEFKLSYEMWRVGNWNVTVKNVQQENEELCFTVHLEERDNPENLHWDVMKTQTDLLHFHSRWQDMSGLPSVSAIVDDKGRDLDEAFQEETKTTLQSFLQELVSDSQFGHSQPVFQFLCPLDKLLSEEQPCGGVWGLVSGIAYFLTPSFEEEEHFSPVAEANTGDVKTTVITNKLEAMKHTEGDAMEPHHSGLNSICPTNTSNTDQVEENEPVRANDDTSEGLEDGGDQSGTIISGLSSIAESFDEFLAKAKSVIPKVHQTIINQNSDSSVLNDSWSHLGNKTSKRDKILHRMSAGRHKSKGKDQGCMAKEDSSYLEKNTNQSWEHLEATKAIFDLLKEISGNSFILNIFDAILKPVMPLVKKKVNSFLDRMNPTEAQVASYIDTAREKQWPEGTQSSKDSRPQRTQEEKNGTRERAQQLINTKYSNYLILKKTDMETMFKIFQEAEENKKLVYMLLSFLLHDFLPGEPALNVIAQLYVKDIIDFK; encoded by the exons atGGCAA TGTTAGACCTGCTAGTGACCTGGCTCTCAGACCCGGACAATCTTAACCAGCTGGTAGTGGGTCAACTGGATGGAGGGGTCGTCAGCCAATCTGTGGAGGACCtctgtgagtcagagagagaggacggagcCTCCTCCTCAGAGTCTGAAGACGATGGAGC CTCAGCAGATGATGCAGAGGATGTCCCCAGAAAGAAAACGAAAG CTGGTAAGAAATTAAAAGAAGGATGGTCAAAATTTCTTGAAAAAATGAAGTCCAAGAAGGCCAAGAAGAAGGAACTTAagaagaaggagcaggagcTCATGTTCAAGGCCCTGGGTCAGCAGAGTCCAGCTTCCCTTGATGAAGACTGTAATGCTGCCAGCAGCAACGAGGGCTCTGTCAGGAGTGAGACAGACTCTGAAAGT GAGGACAGTGACCTAGAGACCTACCTTACAAGTGTCCAGGAGGACATGATGGAGTTTAAGTTGTCTTATGAGATGTGGAGAGTGGGGAACTGGAATGTCACAGTGAAGAAT GTTCAGCAAGAGAATGAGGAGTTATGTTTCACAGTCCATCTAGAAGAACGAGACAACCCTGAAAATCTTCACTGGGATGTGATGAAGACACAAACAGACCTCCTCCACTTCCATAGCCGATGGCAG GACATGTCAGGTCTGCCATCGGTTTCTGCCATAGTTGATGACAAAGGGAGGGATCTGGATGAAGCATTTCAAGAAGAAACTAAGACCACTTTGCAGAGTTTTCTTCAG GAACTGGTGTCAGATTCCCAGTTTGGCCACAGTCAGCCCGTGTTTCAGTTCCTGTGTCCACTGGACAAGTTGCTGAGTGAGGAGCAACCTTGTGGAGGAGTGTGGGGTTTAGTCAGCGGCATTGCCTACTTCCTGACTCCTTCAttcgaggaagaggag CACTTTAGTCCGGTTGCAGAGGCTAACACGGGGGATGTGAAAACTACAGTCATAACGAATAAGCTAGAGGCCATGAAACATACTGAAGGAGACGCTATGGAACCTCATCACTCCGGCCTCAACAGTATTTGTCCTACCAATACCAGTAACACTGACCAGGTTGAAGAGAATGAACCTGTACGGGCCAATGATGACACATCTGAAGGGTTAGAAGATGGCGGGGATCAATCTGGAACCATAATCAGTGGGCTCTCCAGTATCGCTGAAAGTTTTGATGAATTTCTGGCCAAAGCTAAATCTGTGATTCCCAAAGTGCATCAGAcaataatcaatcaaaattCAGACTCTTCGGTGTTGAATGATTCTTGGTCCCATCTGGGGAACAAAACAAGTAAAAGAGACAAAATTTTACACAGAATGTCTGCTGGGAGGCACAAGAGCAAAGGAAAAGACCAAGGCTGCATGGCAAAAGAGGACTCGAGCTATTTGGAGAAAAATACTAACCAGTCTTGGGAACACCTGGAAGCTACTAAAGCCATATTTGATTTGCTGAAAGAAATATCTG GTAATTCATTTATCCTCAACATATTTGATGCTATTTTAAAACCAGTTATGCCTTTGGTGAAGAA GAAAGTGAATAGCTTCTTGGATAGAATGAATCCCACAGAAGCACAGGTAGCATCCTACATTGACACTGCTCGGGAGAAGCAGTGGCCCGAGGGTACTCAATCCTCGAAGGACTCAAGACCTCAAAGGACTCAAGAGGAGAAGAATGGCACAAGAGAACGAGCTCAACAACTCATCAACACCAAAT ATTCAAATTATCTTATACTCAAGAAGACTGATATGGAAACAATGTTTAAGATCTTCCAAGAAGCTGAGGAGAACAAGAAACTTGTTTAT ATGCTGCTATCATTCCTGTTGCATGATTTCTTGCCCGGAGAACCTGCTCTTAATGTGATAGCTCAGCTTTATGTGAAAGACATAATTGACTTCAAATAG
- the si:rp71-46j2.7 gene encoding uncharacterized protein si:rp71-46j2.7 isoform X2 yields MYFTRVLVATAIGFLWYFSDYGEVTLQLGVFICVLLSFKIFKRSVECSTQTDELAENPPNQEIDEEKICGCDGSSMISTKEESSHGLQYVNVKRSLQKVFECAYVQTVVPWYNVPEVITSQPLHGALKTEFDLFVDRLISRARGFNLCAASVGCIRILTQHLHNAKQSKGAPLFSSKAEEMAVLRVFSEALVRNLLPETLWDLELYRCILNEVVAVKVLDLLVTWLSDPDNLNQLVVGQLDGGVVSQSVEDLCESEREDGASSSESEDDGASADDAEDVPRKKTKAGKKLKEGWSKFLEKMKSKKAKKKELKKKEQELMFKALGQQSPASLDEDCNAASSNEGSVRSETDSESEDSDLETYLTSVQEDMMEFKLSYEMWRVGNWNVTVKNVQQENEELCFTVHLEERDNPENLHWDVMKTQTDLLHFHSRWQDMSGLPSVSAIVDDKGRDLDEAFQEETKTTLQSFLQELVSDSQFGHSQPVFQFLCPLDKLLSEEQPCGGVWGLVSGIAYFLTPSFEEEEHFSPVAEANTGDVKTTVITNKLEAMKHTEGDAMEPHHSGLNSICPTNTSNTDQVEENEPVRANDDTSEGMSAGRHKSKGKDQGCMAKEDSSYLEKNTNQSWEHLEATKAIFDLLKEISGNSFILNIFDAILKPVMPLVKKKVNSFLDRMNPTEAQVASYIDTAREKQWPEGTQSSKDSRPQRTQEEKNGTRERAQQLINTKYSNYLILKKTDMETMFKIFQEAEENKKLVYMLLSFLLHDFLPGEPALNVIAQLYVKDIIDFK; encoded by the exons atgtACTTCACGCGTGTCCTCGTTGCCACGGCTATTGGCTTCTTGTGGTATTTCTCAGATTACGGAGAAGTTACACTCCAGTTAGGCGTGTTTATCTGcgttcttttgtcttttaagaTCTTCAAAAGGTCCGTTGAATGTAGTACACAGACAGACGAATTGGCTGAAAATCCACCAAATCAG GAGATTGACGAGGAGAAAATATGCGGTTGTGATGGGAGCAGTATGATCAGCACTAAGGAGGAATCATCTCATGGGTTGCAATATGTAAATGTTAAGAGATCTCTTCAAAAAG tgtttgagtgtgcatatgtgcagaCGGTCGTTCCTTGGTACAATGTGCCCGAGGTCATCACCAGCCAGCCTCTGCATGGAGCGCTCAAGACTGAGTTTGACCTGTTTGTTGATCGGCTCATCAGTAGGGCACGAGGGTTTAACCTTTGTGCTGCAAGTGTGGGGTGCATTCGCATCCTCACACAACACCTGCACAATGCAAAGCAGTCCAAAGG AGCCCCTCTGTTCAGCTCCAAGGCGGAGGAGATGGCAGTGCTCCGGGTGTTTTCTGAAGCCCTTGTGCGGAACCTCCTTCCGGAGACCTTGTGGGACCTTGAACTCTACCGCTGTATTTTAAATGAAGTAGTTGCTGTAAAAG TGTTAGACCTGCTAGTGACCTGGCTCTCAGACCCGGACAATCTTAACCAGCTGGTAGTGGGTCAACTGGATGGAGGGGTCGTCAGCCAATCTGTGGAGGACCtctgtgagtcagagagagaggacggagcCTCCTCCTCAGAGTCTGAAGACGATGGAGC CTCAGCAGATGATGCAGAGGATGTCCCCAGAAAGAAAACGAAAG CTGGTAAGAAATTAAAAGAAGGATGGTCAAAATTTCTTGAAAAAATGAAGTCCAAGAAGGCCAAGAAGAAGGAACTTAagaagaaggagcaggagcTCATGTTCAAGGCCCTGGGTCAGCAGAGTCCAGCTTCCCTTGATGAAGACTGTAATGCTGCCAGCAGCAACGAGGGCTCTGTCAGGAGTGAGACAGACTCTGAAAGT GAGGACAGTGACCTAGAGACCTACCTTACAAGTGTCCAGGAGGACATGATGGAGTTTAAGTTGTCTTATGAGATGTGGAGAGTGGGGAACTGGAATGTCACAGTGAAGAAT GTTCAGCAAGAGAATGAGGAGTTATGTTTCACAGTCCATCTAGAAGAACGAGACAACCCTGAAAATCTTCACTGGGATGTGATGAAGACACAAACAGACCTCCTCCACTTCCATAGCCGATGGCAG GACATGTCAGGTCTGCCATCGGTTTCTGCCATAGTTGATGACAAAGGGAGGGATCTGGATGAAGCATTTCAAGAAGAAACTAAGACCACTTTGCAGAGTTTTCTTCAG GAACTGGTGTCAGATTCCCAGTTTGGCCACAGTCAGCCCGTGTTTCAGTTCCTGTGTCCACTGGACAAGTTGCTGAGTGAGGAGCAACCTTGTGGAGGAGTGTGGGGTTTAGTCAGCGGCATTGCCTACTTCCTGACTCCTTCAttcgaggaagaggag CACTTTAGTCCGGTTGCAGAGGCTAACACGGGGGATGTGAAAACTACAGTCATAACGAATAAGCTAGAGGCCATGAAACATACTGAAGGAGACGCTATGGAACCTCATCACTCCGGCCTCAACAGTATTTGTCCTACCAATACCAGTAACACTGACCAGGTTGAAGAGAATGAACCTGTACGGGCCAATGATGACACATCTGAAGG AATGTCTGCTGGGAGGCACAAGAGCAAAGGAAAAGACCAAGGCTGCATGGCAAAAGAGGACTCGAGCTATTTGGAGAAAAATACTAACCAGTCTTGGGAACACCTGGAAGCTACTAAAGCCATATTTGATTTGCTGAAAGAAATATCTG GTAATTCATTTATCCTCAACATATTTGATGCTATTTTAAAACCAGTTATGCCTTTGGTGAAGAA GAAAGTGAATAGCTTCTTGGATAGAATGAATCCCACAGAAGCACAGGTAGCATCCTACATTGACACTGCTCGGGAGAAGCAGTGGCCCGAGGGTACTCAATCCTCGAAGGACTCAAGACCTCAAAGGACTCAAGAGGAGAAGAATGGCACAAGAGAACGAGCTCAACAACTCATCAACACCAAAT ATTCAAATTATCTTATACTCAAGAAGACTGATATGGAAACAATGTTTAAGATCTTCCAAGAAGCTGAGGAGAACAAGAAACTTGTTTAT ATGCTGCTATCATTCCTGTTGCATGATTTCTTGCCCGGAGAACCTGCTCTTAATGTGATAGCTCAGCTTTATGTGAAAGACATAATTGACTTCAAATAG
- the arr3b gene encoding arrestin 3b, retinal (X-arrestin) → MAKIYKKSSRNGSLALYLGKRDFVDHVDSVDIIDGVIKIDPSDLAGRIVWVSLTCAFRYGREDLDVIGLSFRKDIWFEHLQVYPPTSEPKPANTHVQEALLKKAGEDGHPFTFTLPTNLPCSVTLQPGPGDAGKACGVDFEVKGYIALEADNPDEEIDKKDTARLIIRKIQFAPDKLGDGPKANISKQFIMSEKPIQIEASIEKELYYHGDPIPVSVKIKNESNKVVKKVKVSIEQTTDVVLYSADKYTKVILCEEFGDQVDPTGTLEKEYRLTPLLAHNTEKRGLALDGKLKDEDTNLASTTIIRPDMDKEILGILVSYTIKVTAVVSGSGILGSLTSSDVTVEIPLVLMSPKPADLTSYWNSSILQNRLEDYQSGGTDSRRNTEIYIPRIKSRHKPSTCSTS, encoded by the exons ATGGCCAA AATCTATAAGAAGAGCAGTCGCAATGGCTCG CTTGCTCTTTATCTAGGAAAGAGGGACTTTGTGGACCATGTGGACAGTGTTGATATTATTG ATGGCGTGATCAAAATAGATCCATCAGATCTCGCTGGAAGAATAG TATGGGTCTCTCTCACCTGTGCTTTCCGCTATGGCCGCGAGGATTTGGATGTGATTGGTTTATCATTCCGAAAAGACATCTGGTTCGAGCACCTTCAGGTGTACCCTCCGACCAGTGAGCCCAAGCCAGcgaacacacacgtgcaagaAGCCCTTCTGAAGAAGGCTGGAGAAGATGGACACCCATTCACTTTCACT CTTCCCACAAACCTACCTTGCTCGGTCACCCTTCAACCTGGACCAGGTGATGCTGGCAAG GCATGTGGTGTTGATTTTGAAGTTAAGGGCTACATTGCCTTGGAAGCAGACAATCCAGATGAGGAAATTGACAAAAA GGATACAGCCCGCTTGATCATCCGGAAGATACAGTTTGCTCCCGACAAACTAGGTGATGGTCCAAAAGCGAACATCAGTAAACAGTTCATAATGTCTGAAAAACCAATTCAGATCGAGGCTTCAATTGAGAAAGAG CTTTACTACCATGGAGATCCCATTCCTGTTTCTGTAAAAATCAAAAATGAAAGCAATAAAGTGGTGAAGAAAGTCAAAGTCTCAA TTGAACAAACAACAGATGTGGTCCTGTATTCTGCTGACAAATACACAAAAGTTATACTATGCGAGGAATTTGG AGACCAAGTTGATCCCACAGGCACCCTTGAGAAGGAATACAGACTTACCCCTCTGCtggcacacaacacagagaagcgCGGCTTGGCACTAGATGGCAAACTGAAGGATGAGGACACGAACCTGGCATCCACCACCAT AATCCGACCTGACATGGATAAGGAAATCTTGGGAATTCTGGTGTCCTACACAATCAAAGTAACTGCTGTGGTGTCTGGAAGTGGAATACTAGGAAGCCTTACATCCAG TGACGTGACTGTGGAGATTCCTTTGGTCCTGATGTCCCCAAAGCCAGCAG ATCTGACATCATACTGGAATAGCTCCATACTGCAGAACAGACTGGAAGACTACCAAAGTGGAGGCACAGACTCTCGCAGAAACACAGAGATCTACATCCCTCGCATTAAATCTCGTCATAAACCAAGTACCTGCAGCACATCATAA
- the nkrf gene encoding NF-kappa-B-repressing factor, producing MAEGTHVGDMPSFQLVASAEAKKRPNSSDGREEPMRKMPVSKYNPRPRFEPVQFVSSGVSGGTTDEKENEKDRRRGEMNSMRPRDPPHSAYSRSYGSSSTYDRGSSYGSDSWADRRGRDVASGSTSGLGYSSRGSGSNYMSKIQQDYTARYDAHNSRQPDSSSQSYRYDGYGGGNRSRGWDSAGRQGLGFGHQDRPSSSRAFSRVCNSPGRGTPMQAAISSQPTPVAAATLEEKQRLVARVACAIAATSRDPTALSGSDTPNYNFILSRSIQACKTNPEYIYVHLKDIPPDDLPKNRKVPTDGYACELRCQSVYLATGYSGSKNGARDRASEQAVKLFLQPVEARVVQRKYKHAPVNDIVVCLMHVSTPVLVPPLRNPEDKPPLSSKGIYEPDKTKHWTEFVIVDNAVDAICILNNSAAYNRMKIDYKFEPVPNSNIFMCNVFLQDELVAQARGTKKTSKHSAAEEALRKLRLNQAARDQQQQQQQQQQQQQQQQQQQLQMQYQSSYVPDSARFSQQHGGRKKQLSELVILENSDNAICIINDTAQFNKVSADYKFTVLPDHRWRCEVYLEGQYVASGVGPKKHVKHTAAEEALLTLRQTQAVVKSNLRKEGYADALSRTQILARSGEDCLQQEIKEDNIGNQLLRKMGWTGGGLGREGEGIAEPIRVKEQFTREGLGMDMNRPGSQLTKRNIEEIIRNYAVSDRNDDLRFSTELNNDERKQIHQVSQKYGLRSKSYGQGKQRFLIVSRKVHKDQLIGQLLQEGQVGRYELVKPQASH from the exons ATGGCAGAAGGAACTCATGTTGGCGACATGCCCTCCTTCCAGCTGGTTGCAAGTGCTGAAGCAAAAAAGAGGCCAAATTCATCAGATGGAA GAGAGGAGCCAATGAGGAAGATGCCAGTATCAAAATATAACCCCAGGCCTCGATTTGAGCCTGTGCAATTTGTCAGTAGTGGCGTAAGTGGGGGAACCACAGATgagaaggagaatgagaaagaccGCAGGAGAGGCGAGATGAACAGTATGAGGCCGAGAGATCCTCCACACTCCGCTTACAGCCGTTCGTATGGCTCTTCGTCAACATACGACCGCGGCTCATCATACGGCTCTGACTCATGGGCCGATCGCAGAGGCAGAGATGTGGCCTCAGGCAGCACCAGTGGCCTCGGCTATAGCAGCAGAGGGTCCGGCTCAAACTACATGTCAAAAATCCAACAGGACTACACAGCTAGATACGACGCACATAATTCCAGACAGCCTGACTCCTCCTCCCAGTCCTACAGGTATGATGGGTATGGCGGAGGCAACAGGTCCAGGGGCTGGGATTCCGCGGGGCGTCAGGGCCTGGGATTTGGACACCAGGACAGACCTTCGTCCAGCAGAGCTTTCAGTCGTGTCTGTAACAGTCCAGGAAGGGGCACCCCCATGCAGGCGGCCATCTCTTCTCAGCCCACTCCAGTGGCCGCTGCCACActggaggagaagcagagatTAGTTGCACGTGTGGCATGCGCCATTGCAGCCACGTCCAGAGACCCTACGGCTTTGAGTGGCTCGGACACGCCAAACTACAACTTCATCCTGAGCCGGAGCATCCAGGCCTGCAAGACCAACCCCGAGTACATTTATGTCCATCTCAAAGATATCCCTCCAGACGACCTGCCCAAGAACAGAAAAGTGCCCACCGATGGATATGCATGCGAACTGAGATGTCAGTCTGTTTACTTAGCAACAGGGTATTCTGGAAGCAAGAATGGTGCCAGGGACCGCGCTTCAGAACAGGCCGTTAAGCTCTTCCTGCAGCCTGTGGAGGCCCGTGTGGTGCAGCGCAAATACAAGCATGCTCCTGTAAATGACATTGTGGTGTGTCTAATGCATGTGTCGACCCCAGTGTTAGTCCCGCCGCTCCGCAATCCAGAGGACAAGCCACCTCTGAGCTCGAAGGGTATTTATGAACCAGACAAAACCAAGCACTGGACAGAGTTTGTAATTGTGGACAATGCTGTGGACGCTATCTGCATCCTGAATAACTCCGCAGCTTACAATCGCATGAAAATTGACTACAAATTTGAGCCGGTCCCCAATAGCAACATCTTCATGTGTAATGTGTTCTTGCAAGATGAACTTGTTGCACAGGCTAGGGGAACCAAGAAGACCTCAAAGCATTCAGCTGCTGAAGAGGCCCTTAGGAAGCTGAGGTTGAATCAGGCTGCCAGAgatcagcagcagcaacagcagcaacagcaacaacaacagcagcaacagcagcagcagcagctgcagatgCAGTACCAGAGCAGTTACGTTCCAGACAGTGCCCGCTTTAGCCAACAACACGGGGGCAGGAAGAAACAACTTAGCGAATTAGTGATCCTAGAAAATTCTGACAATGCCATCTGCATTATCAACGATACTGCCCAATTCAACAAAGTGTCTGCTGACTACAAGTTCACAGTACTGCCAGACCACCGCTGGAGATGCGAGGTGTACTTAGAGGGTCAGTATGTGGCATCGGGTGTTGGGCCCAAGAAGCATGTGAAACACACCGCAGCAGAGGAGGCCCTGTTGACTCTACGGCAGACACAGGCAGTGGTGAAGTCCAACCTCAGGAAGGAAGGCTACGCCGATGCTCTGTCCCGTACACAGATCTTGGCTCGATCCGGTGAAGACTGCCTGCAGCAGGAGATCAAAGAGGACAATATTGGCAACCAGCTGTTGCGCAAGATGGGCTGGACCGGAGGTGGACTGGGCCGTGAAGGGGAGGGCATCGCTGAGCCCATCAGGGTGAAGGAGCAGTTCACCAGGGAAGGGTTGGGCATGGATATGAACCGACCTGGGAGCCAGCTCACCAAACGAAACATTGAGGAGATCATTCGCAATTATGCCGTCTCGGACCGCAACGATGACCTGCGCTTCTCCACCGAGCTCAATAATGACGAGCGCAAGCAGATCCACCAGGTGTCCCAGAAGTATGGGCTGCGCAGCAAGTCGTACGGACAAGGCAAGCAGCGCTTCCTCATTGTCAGTCGCAAGGTGCATAAAGACCAGTTGATTGGTCAGCTCCTGCAGGAAGGGCAGGTGGGCAGATATGAGCTGGTGAAACCTCAGGCGTCTCACTAA
- the ube2a gene encoding ubiquitin-conjugating enzyme E2 A, whose translation MSTPARRRLMRDFKRLQEDPPAGVSGAPSENNIMVWNAVIFGPEGTPFEDGTFKLTIEFTEEYPNKPPTVRFVSKMFHPNVYADGSICLDILQNRWSPTYDVSSILTSIQSLLDEPNPNSPANSQAAQLYQENKREYEKRVSAIVEQSWRDC comes from the exons ATGTCAACTCCAGCAAGACGACGTTTAATGAGAGATTTTAAACG ACTTCAAGAGGATCCTCCAGCAGGAGTAAGCGGAGCACCGTCAGAAAATAATATCATGGTCTGGAATGCAGTCATTTTTGG GCCAGAAGGGACACCTTTTGAGGATG GAACTTTCAAGCTCACAATAGAATTTACAGAAGAATACCCAAACAAACCCCCCACAGTTCGTTTTGTCTCCAAAATGTTTCATCCAAATG TATATGCAGACGGTAGTATATGTTTGGACATTCTTCAAAATCGCTGGAGTCCCACCTATGATGTATCTTCAATCCTAACCTCTATACAG TCACTACTGGATGAACCAAATCCTAACAGTCCAGCCAACAGCCAGGCAGCTCAACTGTACCAGGAGAACAAACGAGAATATGAGAAGCGTGTGTCAGCCATTGTAGAACAGAGCTGGCGAGACTGTTGA